The following proteins are co-located in the Anser cygnoides isolate HZ-2024a breed goose chromosome 2, Taihu_goose_T2T_genome, whole genome shotgun sequence genome:
- the CYB5A gene encoding cytochrome b5, with protein sequence MGGSGEAGGEAWRGRYYRLEEVQRHNTSQSTWIILHHRIYDVTKFLDEHPGGEEVLREQAGGDATENFEDVGHSTDARTLSESFIVGELHPDDRAKLQKPTEPLITTVQSNSSSWSNWVIPAIAAIIVALMYRSYMSE encoded by the exons ATGGGTGGCTCGGGGGAGGCTGGCGGCGAGGCGTGGCGGGGCCGCTACTACCGGCTGGAGGAGGTGCAGCGGCACAACACCAGCCAGAGCACCTGGATCATCCTGCACCACCGCATCTACGACGTCACCAAGTTCCTCGACGAG CACCCAGGTGGTGAAGAGGTCCTCAGGGAACAAGCTGGGGGAGATGCTACTGAGAACTTTGAAGACGTTGGCCACTCCACAGATGCAAGGACGCTGTCAGAATCATTTATTGTTGGGGAGCTACATCCG GATGATAGAGCGAAGCTTCAGAAGCCAACA gaACCTCTTATTACCACTGTGCAGTCTAATTCCAG TTCATGGTCCAACTGGGTGATCCCGGCAATAGCAGCAATTATCGTGGCCCTGATGTATCGTTCCTACATGTCAGAGTAA